From one Streptomyces sp. SCSIO 30461 genomic stretch:
- a CDS encoding Cys-Gln thioester bond-forming surface protein — MLVSFSASSAFSALSADSARRRGAVRLAVAALLSGLLAVGSIGTAGPAAADEAPQYSGAAATLGGLAVSDRAVLYEGGQAQELPAGLFEMTVDGGGSLKTYCVDIHNPTQEQARYLETPWEQTSLGTNRNAGKIRWILLHSYPQVDDLTALAERADTGPLTERTAAAGTQVAIWRYSDGVDVEAVDPAAEKLADWLEKKAKDIGEPRASLGLEPSAISGRAGGRLGPITVRTDADRVTVTPPADAVATGVRVVGVDGRPVDSTVNGGRLYLDVPPGAADGTATLSVQATTSVPVGRAFAGATRSQTQILAGSSRSTVSATATAAWAEGGPIPTLSARKDCAKGGVAITAGNTGDEVFTFELMGSEYSIAPGETRTMTVPLPEDRAYDFTITGPGGFSKTFKGVLDCKTTSQAGPLPDQPSSAPSPALMGANPGGENLAATGSSGLTPVIAGVAIAMVVVGGAVTVLGRRKKAPSDD, encoded by the coding sequence GTGTTGGTCTCCTTCTCTGCTTCCTCGGCGTTCTCCGCGCTCTCGGCCGATTCCGCGCGCAGACGGGGAGCAGTCCGGCTCGCTGTCGCGGCCTTGCTGTCGGGGCTGCTCGCGGTGGGTTCGATAGGTACCGCGGGACCGGCTGCGGCCGACGAAGCCCCGCAGTACAGTGGCGCCGCCGCCACCCTCGGCGGACTGGCCGTGTCCGATCGCGCGGTGCTGTACGAGGGAGGCCAGGCCCAGGAGCTGCCCGCCGGGCTCTTCGAGATGACCGTGGACGGCGGCGGCAGCCTCAAGACCTACTGCGTGGACATCCACAACCCCACCCAGGAGCAGGCCAGGTACCTGGAGACGCCCTGGGAGCAGACCTCACTCGGCACCAACAGGAACGCGGGCAAGATCCGGTGGATCCTGCTGCACTCCTACCCGCAGGTCGACGACCTCACGGCGCTCGCAGAACGGGCGGACACCGGGCCGCTGACCGAGCGGACCGCGGCCGCGGGCACCCAGGTCGCCATCTGGCGCTATTCGGACGGCGTCGATGTCGAGGCGGTCGATCCGGCGGCTGAGAAGCTCGCCGACTGGCTGGAGAAGAAGGCGAAGGACATCGGGGAACCGCGTGCCTCGCTCGGCCTGGAGCCGAGCGCCATATCGGGGAGGGCCGGCGGCAGGCTCGGCCCGATCACGGTCCGCACAGACGCCGACAGGGTCACGGTGACCCCGCCGGCCGACGCGGTCGCCACAGGCGTCAGGGTGGTCGGCGTGGACGGCAGGCCCGTCGACTCCACGGTGAACGGCGGCCGGTTGTATCTCGACGTACCGCCCGGTGCCGCGGACGGCACGGCCACGCTCTCCGTCCAGGCGACCACCTCGGTCCCGGTGGGCCGTGCGTTCGCCGGGGCGACCAGGAGCCAGACGCAGATACTCGCCGGATCGAGCCGGTCCACGGTCTCCGCGACCGCCACGGCGGCCTGGGCCGAGGGCGGACCCATACCGACGCTGTCGGCGAGGAAGGACTGCGCCAAAGGAGGTGTCGCGATCACGGCGGGAAACACGGGTGACGAGGTGTTCACCTTCGAGCTGATGGGCTCTGAATACTCCATCGCGCCCGGTGAGACCCGCACCATGACCGTCCCGCTACCCGAGGACAGGGCGTACGACTTCACGATCACCGGGCCCGGTGGCTTCTCGAAGACCTTCAAGGGCGTGCTGGACTGCAAGACCACCAGCCAGGCGGGCCCCCTGCCCGACCAGCCGTCCTCGGCGCCCAGCCCGGCGCTGATGGGGGCGAACCCGGGAGGTGAGAACCTGGCCGCAACCGGCTCGTCGGGCCTCACCCCGGTCATCGCGGGTGTGGCGATCGCCATGGTGGTCGTGGGCGGCGCCGTGACCGTCCTGGGACGCCGCAAGAAGGCACCCTCCGACGACTGA
- a CDS encoding single-stranded DNA-binding protein encodes MNETMVTLVGNVATAVEYRDSASGGYARFRFAVTSRRWDRQRDSWGDGATSFYNVWAWRGLGQNLAASVAVGEPLVVQGRLRIREEDRDGQRRTFVDVDAVAVGHDLSRGTSAFRRVLRGDTAGDPGTGPDGQDPGERVPGGGASADGRHGSAEKTFSAPF; translated from the coding sequence ATGAACGAGACGATGGTCACGTTGGTGGGCAATGTGGCGACGGCGGTGGAGTACCGGGATTCGGCGAGCGGGGGATACGCGCGGTTCCGCTTCGCGGTGACCTCGCGCCGCTGGGATCGGCAGCGCGACTCCTGGGGCGACGGGGCCACCAGCTTCTACAACGTATGGGCCTGGCGGGGCCTCGGGCAGAATCTCGCGGCCTCCGTGGCCGTCGGTGAACCACTCGTGGTGCAGGGCAGGTTGCGGATCAGGGAGGAGGACAGAGACGGACAGCGGCGGACATTCGTCGATGTCGACGCGGTGGCGGTGGGACACGACCTGTCGAGGGGCACCTCCGCGTTCCGCCGGGTGCTCAGAGGGGACACGGCCGGTGACCCCGGCACGGGTCCGGACGGCCAGGACCCCGGGGAGCGTGTACCGGGCGGGGGCGCCTCCGCCGACGGGAGGCACGGGTCCGCCGAGAAGACGTTCAGCGCGCCGTTCTGA
- a CDS encoding GTPase — MTAVTGETEGRSGAGSEEGTGQGTGGVAASADGAAEGRPPGTVPGTAVIEEGPAREAQALQPGEQPADDGRWDDGVIARRAVDSPPDDDPAGALHAPVAGPYAAPLRNRLDALRELVGLSRTRIEGQVLEEAGRVLDEAVARQRLSSEHTVVAIAGATGSGKSTLFNALAGVPVSETGLRRPTTSAPISLTWSDGAGELLDRLAIPGRLRRRPLAGGSGDEALQGLVLVDLPDHDSALTAHRDQVDRVLRLVDAVIWVVDPEKYADAALHERYLRPLAGHAEVSFVVLNQIDRLPGEAADQVLDDLRRLLDEDGMAVGEHGEPGATVLALSALTGEGVADLRELLGRFVQERTAAAKRIAADVDAAAKTLRPVYVADGHAGLSERARDDFSARLAVAVGATAVGEEAERQWRRSAGRACGTPWLRLWRWCERVRMPGSGFPQPPEPVEEELTARQRVEQAVRFVADEASHGLPGPWAQAVREAAVRGADGLPEALDELAVTLWTPNTRPPRPRWWPAAVLAQALMTIVQVCGGLWLVGQIVGITEPLLIPPVLLMLTGIIGGPLVEWACASAAKGPARRYGQDAERRLKEAAAACGRARVLDPVAAELLRYREVRDQFVTVSRR; from the coding sequence ATGACCGCAGTCACTGGGGAGACCGAGGGACGCTCGGGAGCCGGTTCCGAGGAGGGGACGGGACAGGGGACCGGCGGGGTCGCAGCGTCCGCTGACGGTGCCGCAGAGGGGCGGCCGCCCGGGACCGTGCCCGGGACGGCCGTGATCGAGGAGGGCCCGGCGCGGGAGGCGCAGGCCCTGCAGCCGGGCGAGCAACCTGCCGATGACGGGCGCTGGGACGACGGGGTCATCGCCCGCCGTGCAGTGGACTCGCCTCCGGACGATGACCCGGCCGGAGCGCTGCACGCCCCCGTAGCGGGCCCGTACGCAGCCCCGCTGAGGAACCGTCTCGATGCCCTGAGAGAGCTCGTGGGCCTCTCCCGTACCCGGATCGAGGGCCAGGTGCTCGAAGAGGCGGGACGGGTGCTGGACGAGGCGGTGGCGCGGCAGCGACTGTCCTCGGAGCACACCGTCGTCGCCATCGCCGGTGCGACCGGGAGCGGTAAGTCGACACTGTTCAACGCCCTTGCCGGGGTGCCCGTCTCGGAGACCGGACTGCGCCGACCCACCACATCCGCCCCGATCTCCCTGACCTGGTCGGACGGAGCGGGCGAGCTGCTCGACCGGCTTGCCATCCCCGGGCGGCTGCGCCGCAGGCCGCTGGCGGGGGGGTCGGGCGACGAGGCACTCCAGGGCCTGGTGCTGGTGGACCTGCCCGACCATGATTCGGCGCTGACCGCGCACCGGGACCAGGTGGACCGGGTACTGCGGCTGGTGGACGCGGTGATCTGGGTGGTCGACCCGGAGAAGTACGCCGACGCCGCGCTGCACGAGCGCTATCTGAGGCCGCTCGCGGGACACGCCGAGGTCAGCTTTGTCGTGTTGAACCAGATCGACCGCCTGCCCGGCGAAGCCGCCGACCAGGTGCTGGACGATCTGCGCAGGCTCCTCGACGAGGACGGCATGGCGGTCGGCGAACACGGAGAGCCCGGTGCCACGGTGCTCGCCCTCTCGGCCCTCACCGGCGAGGGCGTCGCGGATCTGCGGGAGCTGCTGGGGCGCTTCGTGCAGGAGCGTACGGCCGCGGCCAAAAGGATCGCGGCCGACGTGGACGCCGCCGCGAAGACGCTGCGCCCCGTCTATGTCGCCGACGGACACGCCGGACTGAGCGAGCGAGCCAGGGACGACTTCTCCGCCCGGTTGGCGGTCGCGGTCGGCGCCACGGCGGTCGGTGAGGAGGCGGAGCGGCAGTGGCGCCGAAGCGCGGGCCGGGCCTGCGGCACGCCCTGGTTGCGGCTGTGGCGCTGGTGCGAGCGTGTCCGGATGCCGGGTAGCGGGTTTCCGCAGCCGCCGGAGCCGGTGGAGGAGGAGCTCACGGCGCGTCAGCGGGTCGAACAGGCCGTTCGGTTCGTCGCGGACGAGGCGTCACACGGACTGCCGGGGCCTTGGGCGCAGGCCGTGCGGGAGGCGGCGGTGCGGGGGGCTGACGGGTTGCCGGAGGCGCTCGACGAGCTGGCCGTCACGCTGTGGACTCCGAACACGCGGCCTCCTCGCCCGAGGTGGTGGCCCGCCGCTGTGCTGGCGCAGGCGCTGATGACGATCGTTCAGGTGTGCGGCGGGCTGTGGCTGGTGGGGCAGATCGTCGGGATCACCGAGCCGTTGCTGATTCCCCCGGTGCTGTTGATGCTGACGGGGATCATCGGGGGCCCGCTGGTGGAGTGGGCCTGCGCGAGCGCGGCGAAGGGGCCCGCGCGCAGATACGGCCAGGACGCGGAACGGCGGCTCAAGGAGGCGGCGGCGGCGTGTGGAAGGGCACGTGTGCTGGATCCGGTAGCGGCCGAACTACTGCGCTACCGGGAGGTGCGGGACCAGTTCGTGACCGTGTCGAGGCGCTGA
- a CDS encoding dynamin family protein, translated as MEVRPQLIDALSALRDRVAAVRLPLPLPGAPRARQTRDELLAQLDDYLVPRLRHPDAPLLAVIGGSTGAGKSTLVNSLVGRRVSEAGVLRPTTRTPVLVCHPDDRHWFAGVRVLPHLPRVWLPQQETEAAGEERGAPEGGGLRLETAGSLPPGLALLDAPDMDSLVIENRMLAAELICAADIWVMVTTASRYADAVPWHLLRTAKQYDASLITVLDRVPHQMLGEVSRQYAALLTKAGLGHLPRFTIPELPESTGLGSGLLPESAIVALRDWLAHQALDPLARRATVVRTAAGVIDSLSSRMPELAGAVAAQYAAAVRLSGAVDESFTGETERVRKRLDRGAVLAGDARTRWRGYPRDSSAGEVLDAIAESLTALLHCAVAAADERLRETWRREPAAGAVGAFTGVDRECAERIGMAVRRWRRVLEELTDEAVRDMEKAAAPDPETVAALLAAALLGGRRTRAAGELLAERLGAQSALRLRDKGGELVTSCVEGVMRDERDRRLAPLDALEVSPEPQADLIAALSVLQKER; from the coding sequence ATGGAAGTACGGCCTCAGCTGATCGACGCACTCTCCGCCCTGCGCGACCGTGTCGCCGCCGTGCGTCTGCCACTCCCGCTCCCAGGAGCCCCGCGTGCCCGGCAGACCAGGGACGAACTGCTCGCGCAGCTCGACGACTACCTGGTTCCGAGGCTCAGGCACCCCGACGCGCCCCTACTGGCGGTGATCGGCGGGTCCACGGGGGCGGGCAAGTCCACCCTGGTCAACTCCCTGGTGGGGCGTCGGGTGAGCGAAGCAGGGGTGCTGCGGCCCACGACGCGGACCCCCGTGCTCGTGTGCCACCCGGACGACCGCCACTGGTTCGCGGGGGTGCGCGTGCTGCCGCACCTCCCACGTGTGTGGCTGCCGCAGCAGGAGACCGAGGCCGCAGGGGAGGAGCGCGGGGCCCCGGAGGGAGGGGGGCTGCGGCTGGAGACGGCGGGTTCGCTGCCCCCGGGGCTCGCGCTGCTCGACGCGCCCGACATGGACTCCCTCGTCATCGAGAACCGTATGCTTGCCGCCGAGTTGATCTGCGCCGCGGACATCTGGGTCATGGTGACGACCGCCTCCCGGTACGCGGACGCCGTTCCCTGGCACCTCCTGCGTACGGCCAAGCAGTACGACGCCTCGCTGATCACCGTGCTCGACCGGGTGCCGCACCAGATGCTGGGCGAAGTCTCCCGGCAGTACGCGGCGCTGCTGACGAAGGCCGGGCTCGGACACCTGCCGCGCTTCACCATCCCGGAACTCCCGGAGTCCACCGGCCTCGGCAGCGGGCTGCTCCCGGAGTCCGCCATCGTCGCGCTCAGGGACTGGCTGGCCCACCAGGCCCTGGACCCCCTGGCGCGCCGGGCGACCGTGGTGCGTACGGCGGCCGGGGTCATCGACTCACTCTCGTCCCGTATGCCCGAGCTCGCGGGTGCGGTCGCGGCGCAGTACGCCGCCGCGGTCCGTCTCTCCGGCGCCGTGGACGAGTCCTTCACCGGAGAGACGGAGCGGGTGCGCAAGCGACTGGATCGGGGTGCCGTGCTCGCCGGCGACGCCCGTACGCGCTGGCGCGGCTATCCGCGCGACAGCTCGGCCGGCGAGGTGCTCGACGCGATCGCCGAGAGCCTGACCGCGCTGCTGCACTGCGCGGTGGCCGCCGCCGACGAGCGGCTACGGGAAACATGGCGCCGCGAGCCCGCGGCCGGGGCGGTCGGCGCGTTCACCGGGGTCGACCGGGAGTGCGCCGAGCGGATCGGCATGGCCGTGCGGCGCTGGCGGCGGGTGCTGGAGGAGCTCACCGATGAGGCGGTACGTGACATGGAGAAGGCCGCCGCGCCCGATCCGGAGACCGTCGCCGCCCTGCTCGCCGCCGCGCTGCTCGGCGGTAGGCGCACCCGGGCGGCCGGCGAGTTGCTCGCCGAGCGGCTCGGCGCCCAGAGCGCGCTGCGACTGCGGGACAAGGGCGGTGAGCTGGTGACGAGTTGCGTGGAGGGTGTCATGCGGGATGAACGCGATCGGCGGCTCGCACCGCTGGACGCCCTCGAAGTCTCCCCGGAACCCCAGGCCGACCTGATCGCCGCGCTGTCCGTACTACAGAAGGAAAGGTGA
- a CDS encoding site-specific integrase translates to MTDTSSLDVRFYPIEVNERAKGATYTVRWKVAHKKHSKTYKKRAVADDERSKLMSAHRRQEQFDIDTGRPVSWAAKAAEVSWYDFAVEYADWKWPRSSGNTRKNTAKTLTAATTALLRTSPPKRFAPVQVRRALREYAFNTRRRTDPENPVPSEVQAILNWVRRNALPMRAWEKTETVDKAVTALGTLLDGTAAAASSVTRNDRIMNLVMNYAVKHDYLKANPLPKGKGERMAPKVTQAVDKRSLLNRDLVAKMLDWIGERPRRGHLYRAFFATLYYAGLRPEEAVALRVGDAALPENGWGEFLVHEAQPEVGSQWTDNGTVHEERDLKGRGEGDTRLVPIHPTLVPFLRGVIEEYGLKDDDLLFPGEKGGMLAGSVFRRVWANAREEILSKHEFKSPVGKRVYDLRHTCLTMWLNSGIPPAEVAEWAGNSVLVLQSIYARCIVGQKDDYLKRAEGVQDLSKVAE, encoded by the coding sequence TTGACGGACACCAGCTCATTGGACGTTCGCTTCTATCCGATAGAGGTGAACGAACGGGCCAAGGGTGCCACCTACACCGTTCGCTGGAAGGTCGCGCACAAGAAGCACAGCAAGACCTACAAGAAGCGTGCGGTGGCCGATGACGAGCGCTCGAAGCTGATGTCCGCGCACAGGAGGCAGGAGCAGTTCGACATCGACACCGGCCGGCCGGTTTCGTGGGCCGCGAAGGCCGCCGAAGTGAGCTGGTACGACTTCGCTGTCGAGTACGCGGACTGGAAGTGGCCTCGCTCGTCCGGCAACACCCGCAAGAACACGGCCAAGACACTCACGGCAGCGACGACGGCCCTGCTGCGCACGTCGCCGCCGAAGCGCTTCGCCCCGGTCCAGGTGCGCAGGGCGCTGCGGGAGTACGCCTTCAACACCAGACGGCGCACCGATCCGGAGAACCCGGTGCCGTCCGAGGTACAGGCGATCCTCAACTGGGTCCGGCGCAACGCGCTCCCGATGCGCGCGTGGGAGAAGACCGAGACGGTCGACAAGGCCGTCACCGCTCTCGGCACTCTCCTGGACGGAACAGCGGCAGCCGCCAGCTCGGTCACGCGCAACGACCGGATCATGAATCTCGTCATGAACTACGCGGTCAAACACGACTATCTGAAGGCCAACCCACTCCCCAAGGGCAAGGGGGAGCGGATGGCTCCGAAGGTGACCCAGGCCGTCGACAAGCGCAGCCTGCTGAACCGTGACCTGGTCGCGAAGATGCTCGACTGGATAGGTGAGCGTCCCCGGCGAGGACACCTCTACCGGGCCTTCTTCGCCACCCTGTACTACGCGGGGCTCCGTCCCGAGGAAGCCGTCGCTCTCCGGGTAGGCGACGCCGCACTGCCGGAGAACGGGTGGGGCGAGTTCCTCGTCCATGAGGCCCAGCCCGAAGTCGGCAGCCAGTGGACCGACAACGGCACGGTCCACGAGGAACGGGACCTCAAGGGCAGAGGCGAGGGCGACACGCGCCTCGTCCCCATCCATCCCACCCTTGTTCCCTTCCTCCGGGGGGTCATCGAGGAGTACGGCCTCAAGGACGATGACCTCCTCTTCCCAGGAGAGAAGGGCGGCATGCTGGCGGGCTCGGTCTTCCGGCGCGTGTGGGCCAACGCGCGCGAGGAGATCCTCTCCAAGCACGAGTTCAAATCTCCGGTCGGCAAGCGCGTGTATGACCTGCGCCACACGTGTCTGACCATGTGGCTCAACAGCGGCATCCCGCCGGCCGAGGTCGCAGAGTGGGCCGGGAACAGCGTGCTGGTGCTCCAGAGCATCTACGCACGCTGCATCGTCGGCCAGAAGGACGACTACCTCAAGCGCGCCGAAGGCGTCCAGGACCTCTCGAAGGTCGCGGAGTGA
- a CDS encoding helix-turn-helix transcriptional regulator — MVLPSPCRSSFPARKSCHVPIRDIPCLFPPGEGDEPRPRWLRGGGVAVAVGPGAKLTVDDVCNELGIARSTFYDWRQKGRGPRCIRLPNGSLRIRRGDLENWLMECEDVS, encoded by the coding sequence GTGGTGCTGCCGAGTCCCTGTCGCTCCTCGTTCCCCGCAAGGAAGTCCTGTCATGTGCCGATCCGCGATATCCCCTGCCTTTTTCCGCCGGGAGAAGGCGATGAGCCCCGTCCTCGGTGGCTGCGAGGTGGCGGCGTGGCAGTAGCCGTGGGGCCTGGGGCAAAGCTGACGGTGGATGACGTTTGCAACGAGCTGGGGATAGCCCGATCCACCTTCTACGACTGGCGGCAGAAGGGGCGAGGTCCCCGCTGTATTCGGCTGCCCAATGGATCCTTGCGCATACGGCGCGGAGATCTCGAAAACTGGCTTATGGAATGTGAGGATGTTTCTTGA
- a CDS encoding winged helix-turn-helix domain-containing protein, whose amino-acid sequence MCREDRPFDVCSSWEVCLSESAIRSARFTSPVLFALGGLNAWAGQTAGDYLAVSAGFCVPVCAAGLFGEDLLRRGYRGDRVVLAYVARHPGATTGEVAQAVGMPERRVRANLGRLRDDGLLAVTSDGASGAPRPYLLPSLDSG is encoded by the coding sequence ATGTGTCGCGAAGATCGGCCCTTTGACGTGTGTTCTTCCTGGGAGGTCTGTCTGTCTGAGTCTGCCATCCGATCTGCTCGATTCACTTCACCCGTGCTCTTTGCCCTCGGCGGGCTGAATGCCTGGGCAGGACAGACGGCCGGTGATTATCTGGCGGTCTCCGCGGGCTTCTGCGTCCCCGTCTGTGCGGCCGGTCTATTCGGTGAAGATCTCTTGCGGCGGGGGTACCGCGGTGACCGTGTGGTCCTCGCGTACGTGGCGCGGCATCCCGGCGCCACAACCGGGGAAGTGGCGCAGGCCGTCGGAATGCCTGAGCGCCGTGTCAGGGCGAATCTCGGCCGGCTCAGGGACGACGGTCTGCTGGCGGTCACCTCGGACGGCGCTTCCGGAGCCCCGCGCCCGTACCTTCTCCCATCCCTGGACAGTGGATAG
- a CDS encoding GNAT family protein codes for MATSAGTSLLFTNSRNSATCSTESSIPSHPATQDQVTLTESRDTSGSGYPFVIVRVEDGRPLGTVGLWLKESDEGRASLGYWVVGSARGQGVAAEALRAVAAWALGDLQIPRLQLYVEPWNAASQRTAERVGFRREGLLRSCRSVQRRRRGYSK; via the coding sequence GTGGCGACATCCGCAGGCACGTCCCTGCTGTTCACCAACTCCCGCAACTCGGCGACCTGTTCCACGGAGAGCTCCATACCAAGCCACCCTGCCACACAAGATCAAGTAACGCTAACGGAATCACGAGACACTAGCGGCAGTGGGTATCCGTTCGTCATCGTGCGGGTTGAGGACGGTCGGCCACTCGGGACGGTCGGCCTGTGGCTGAAAGAGTCGGACGAGGGCCGCGCGTCGCTGGGCTACTGGGTAGTCGGGTCCGCTCGTGGCCAGGGGGTTGCTGCGGAGGCCCTTCGAGCGGTCGCCGCTTGGGCCCTTGGCGACCTGCAGATTCCCCGTCTTCAGCTGTATGTCGAGCCGTGGAATGCCGCGTCACAGCGGACGGCTGAGCGTGTGGGCTTCCGGCGTGAGGGCCTGCTTCGCAGCTGCCGTTCTGTCCAGCGCAGGCGCCGCGGCTACTCGAAGTAG
- a CDS encoding IS630 family transposase, translated as MELSVEQVAELRELVNSRDVPADVATRGRIVLWSGEGRRRKDIAELLGVSLPTVDRWKTRYAEQGLAGLDGERPGGAREQVPARVRARVIALTRMTPPDGTGLSHWSTRELAKYLERTENVTVSWHYIARVWREESLKPHRSGTFKISKDPAFAEKVADVIGLYLAPPGGAVVLSIDEKTQIQALDRTQPVLPVAFAASEKRTADYVRHGTTNLFAALNVTTGEVLGECRPTRNGKDFLTFLKKAVKPHAGKDIHVVLDNLSTHTTPEVKEWLAKNPHVHFHFTPVGSSWLNQIEIWFGILTRQSIRRGTFSSVNVLIKQIRDYIDSWNENAKPFTWTATAGEVLAKVRLVATNVKKLVNNNSN; from the coding sequence ATGGAGCTCTCCGTGGAACAGGTCGCCGAGTTGCGGGAGTTGGTGAACAGCAGGGACGTGCCTGCGGATGTCGCCACGCGGGGCCGGATCGTGCTGTGGTCGGGTGAGGGGCGTCGACGCAAGGACATTGCCGAGTTGCTCGGGGTGTCGCTGCCCACCGTGGACCGCTGGAAGACCCGTTATGCCGAGCAGGGCCTGGCGGGGCTGGACGGGGAGCGTCCCGGTGGTGCACGGGAGCAGGTACCGGCCCGGGTACGGGCCCGCGTGATCGCGCTGACGCGTATGACACCGCCGGACGGCACGGGGCTTTCGCACTGGTCCACACGGGAGTTGGCGAAGTACCTGGAGCGGACCGAGAACGTCACCGTGTCCTGGCACTACATCGCGCGCGTCTGGCGCGAGGAGAGCCTCAAGCCGCACCGCAGCGGCACCTTCAAGATTTCGAAGGACCCGGCGTTCGCGGAGAAGGTGGCCGACGTGATCGGCCTCTACCTCGCCCCGCCGGGCGGCGCGGTGGTCCTCTCGATCGACGAGAAGACGCAGATCCAGGCGCTGGACCGAACCCAGCCGGTGCTGCCCGTCGCGTTCGCGGCGAGCGAGAAGCGCACCGCCGACTACGTCCGGCACGGCACCACGAACCTGTTCGCCGCCCTGAACGTGACCACCGGCGAAGTGCTCGGCGAGTGCAGGCCGACCCGGAACGGCAAGGACTTCCTGACCTTCTTGAAGAAGGCGGTGAAACCACACGCCGGAAAGGACATCCACGTCGTCCTGGACAACCTCTCCACGCACACCACCCCAGAGGTCAAGGAGTGGCTGGCCAAGAACCCGCACGTCCACTTCCATTTCACTCCCGTCGGCTCCTCGTGGCTGAACCAGATCGAGATCTGGTTCGGAATCCTGACCCGGCAGTCCATCCGCCGCGGCACGTTCTCCAGCGTCAACGTCCTGATCAAGCAGATCCGCGACTACATCGACTCCTGGAACGAGAACGCGAAACCGTTCACCTGGACCGCGACCGCCGGCGAGGTCCTCGCCAAAGTCCGACTCGTCGCGACCAACGTGAAGAAACTCGTCAATAACAACTCGAACTGA